In the genome of Arabidopsis thaliana chromosome 4, partial sequence, the window GTCTGAGAGACACCTCCATAGGAATGGTACACAAGCATTGCCGGAATCGCAGCGTACATGAATGCAGCTGCAGTTGTAGCCCTTGCTTTGAATTTGTCTGAAATGTAACCACAAAGAATCCCTCCTACAATGCCTCCAACATCAAATAGTGTGGAGAGATTCCCTGCTGTTTTCACAGACACGTACTCTCCACCAATAGCTGCAAATAAGAGCAAGTAAGAACATGGTCTAAATCTGGTTTTACTAGCAGAAAATGACAATCAAAACTTACTTGTTTGGCTCAAGTAAAACGGTAACCAGTACAAGAACGTGTACGCGACCAGCTTCGAGAAAAAGAGACACAACGCAAACGGTATAACACCAGGGATCATACAAGCTTGCAAAAGTCCAACACTTCTTTTATTCTCATACCCTGAACCTGACCCTGATGATCCCTCCCCATCCCCTTCAACATCTGTCCCtaaatcttcttctacttcctcttcttcctcttcaacatctctcttcctcttaatAAACTTCCCTGAATTAGAATTGATATCTGGAAACCCAACATCCTCAGGATACGCAGCcaagaacaaataaacaaGAACTCCTCCTAAAGACATGACAAAACCAGGAGCTATAAAAGACCATCCCCAACCATATTCAAGAACACCAGCAGCAATTAAAGAACCACAAATGTTCCCAACAGAAGTATGAGCATTCCAAATCCCCATTATAAGACCTCTCTTCCTTTTCCCAAACCAATTCCCAACAACAGCCACAACAGATGGCCATCCTGTCGCCTGAAACAACCCAGCCGCCATTTGCATAAccaaaaagaaccaaaacgCATGAATGTTCCAGAAATAACCCATACCAAACAACCCAACAAAGAACCCACTCCCAATCATTCCCCAAGTCAGAAACAATCTCAGATCCAAACTATCACCCAAATGACCAGCAACATACATTCCTATAGAGTAACAAGCAAGAAACGCCACATCAATCTCTCCCAACCTAGACGTCCCATCTTTCCCATTAAACGGTTCCCATCCTTTAGACTTACGATGCAACAAAACCTCATCTATATCACCAATTTCTCTCTTCACAAACACGTTACCCATAGGCCAAGGATAAATTTTGTCGCTGTTATGTTCTTGAGGTGGCTTAGTGCTTGAGTCTGGGTGTAAAACGCTCTTCACTATGCTGCTTGGTTTACGAGAAGCATGGTAACAAGCATATGCGATGAaagtaataaacaaaatcgCGTACCGAAACGTCTTTGGACTCCAATTTCTTCCTCTGACTCTCCTCAGAAGCGCAATCCCAGGTGGTGTTTTCCTCTTCGAATTCATCGCCATCTctcacaacaaaacaaaattttcaatgataacaaaaaaaaaaaagaatcaaccTTTACGGATCAAAATGAAATACCCAAATCCATTTGTTTTAGTGTTTGATAAATCAGAATCACGAATTAATTTGATTGAGAGAGAGCGATTAGAGAGAAGAGACCAAAGGGAGAGAGATATTGgcgggagagagagagagacagagagagatagaacACGACATAAACTGTGAAGACGCGACACGTGTCCTATTTGTTACGGTAGAGCCAAAAGGCAGAACAACAGTTGTCATGCCACGGTGACCACTTTGGTACGCATGAAGCGACGGCCCACACGACCGACGTGGTGGTGGGCCCAAATTATAGGTTTATGTAATCATAATAAGACTGTGTCATTAGCCGACtcttttattgatatttttataaatcatagtactatctatttatattaatattgatataCTAAAGGCCCACAATAACAAACGGCCCATAAAGAAAATTCACACGTGCGATGGCATACGTGTGCCAAAATAGGAAGCGAAAAGCAGATAAGGCTCTTTTCCACTGTCTTCCCTCCATTTTCTCCGAGTAACTGAGAGTTTGCTGCAGCTATGGCGATGAGCTTTCATCGTCTTCCTCAGGTTTAAATATACGAAAGCTTATGAAATCTCTATTTTCACTTAATTCATTATTgttgattatttgtttctatGGGATTTTTAGGCATTGCATATGATACCCAGAAACCCTACGCAATCATCGaagaatttagggttttcttcgTTTCTATCGTGTGCACCATCGATGGATTCTCGTATATCAGTTTCTAGGCTTTCTCTGAATCATCCCGGCTCGAAATTTGGGTTCTCACTCGATACTAGGGTGAGAAATGAGTTTATCGTTAGAGCAGAAGAAGGTAACACAGAAGCTGAATCTGAAGAATTTGTTGCTGAAATCGCTGATACGGAAGGAAATGTAGAGGAAGTGGTCGAAGCTAAACCTACAAGAAAACCTAGGATCAAGCTCGGAGATGTCATGGGGGTTAGTGAACTTCTTTGTTTATCAGTAATCCAAATTATGAGTGTTTAGCAATTAGGAATCAGTAAGTCTCTGTGTACACATTTGTGTTGAGGGACTTGCTTTTTCTATAGTTATCTTATAGGCAATGTTGAGGGAGATTGAATGTTATTATCTGTTGATTGTTGTAGATACTGAACCAGAAAGCAATTGAGGTAGCAGAGAAAGTGAGACCTGTTCCAGAAATCAGGACAGGAGATATTGTAGAAATCAAATTGGTAAgttgttgatatttttgaaGCCTCTTAAGTTATGGATTGAATCGATGTTTTTGATTATTGGTGGGATATGGTGTTTGGCTTGGCAGGAAGTTCCTGAGAACAAACGTAGGCTATCTATCTACAAAGGCATAGTGATGTCGAGACAAAATGCAGGCATACACACTACCATTCGTATTCGGAGAATTATTGCGGGTATCGGTGTTGAAATTGTGTTTCCCATGTGAGTTTTTTCCCCTCTCCAGTGACCATTTGGTATGACCTACTTTGATTATGAGTCTTTTCACATGTTCTGAgcttttcaataaaaccaaGTTTATACATAGATACTGAGTTATACTTTGTGTTACCTTACATAAAGTCCCTGTATAATAGTTAGACTCTGTGcagaggttttactgtaatAAGTCTTTAGTTGCTGTTATACCTTCCCAGTTATGGCAGCCTGAATCACTATGGCAACTATCATGTCTGCTCATGTTTACTATCTTTCATTCTGCTGTATAACATACGAGTCTCGAGAAACTTCCTGTGATATATCGGTTATTTTCTTACCATGTGGGAATTAAGAAAAGTGTTTGGTATGTGTTGATTCTCCTAATCGTTTGATTTGACAGATACTCTCCCAACATCAAAGAGATAAAAGTGGTGAGTCACAGGAAAGTAAGAAGAGCAAGGCTTTACTATCTGAGGGACAAGCTTCCTCGTCTGTCCACTTTCAAGTGAACACCATCCACCGTGCTGTGTTTGACCTCCAGAGGTAGTAATCTTCCGCATTGTgctctttttttgtaagaattgtttctttctttcttttttttaagcCTGTAAGTCATTCCCTGCACATTTTCTGAGAAAGTAAATTAAGATTAGTTGAACTTCCGGTTGATGGATGTAGACCTGTTCCTTGTTTGATAATGAATGATATATGGCTTAGGATGACCTAAAGTCCATACTTTAATAGAAACTATGTATGAATGAGTCTGTGTTCTGTGCATATGTTGTTTGGTGTGTCTTGACTCTTGAGGGTCTTcaggaacaaaaacagaagacaTGTTCTCGTCTTATTTCTTTTGGGACTTCGTCTCAACTATTCGAATCTTGAATTTTGATCTTGTGAAGGTGGAACccaactttttattattaaattaccCTAATCTCTATGAATCATTCAGCATAGATATTACTGTATTAGGATGTGGTCGATGAATTCccttatgatttgtttttctttttctttttttgggtcacATAATGAGATTCGAATCATAGTGTGCCAAAACCTCTATCATCGAAGTTCTAACCAAACTATTACTACTGGTAACAAATAAGATAATTGAAACACGTAACACCTTGAAGTCATGAAGTCTAAAACATATGCATAATACAAAGAAACTAACCATCAAAAGACTAAGTAAAAGCAAAggtattaataatttaaaaacaaaaaaaaatggaacaaGAAGCAGAAACATGTCCAATTAACTGGTGAAACCAGGTAAGAACCATCGAGAATCAGAGAAGAGCATGGAGGAGAGAACGCATTGTGGCAAAGGTTCCATGGTGCCGGTTGTGAGATCATAGACAAATCTACATTCGGGATCCGTTAAGGGGTGGTTGAGGCCACTGAAATAAATGGAGTTTTTCTTGATCCCTGGAATATCTTTAGCGACAACAGTGATACCCATGTCCAAGATTATAGCCGCATCACCTAAAGAATCGACTTTTACCCATCTCTGCGTCAGAGGATTTAACTCGAAGATGCGAAAACGCCATCTTGAGAGGTCGTAGTAGTGCATTATTTTTACCACCACAACTTCTCCAGACAATGACATCACCATCTGATGACTTATCCTATAGTATTTGTTCTTGTCACCAATCTCACGGCCAGAA includes:
- a CDS encoding Ribosomal protein L19 family protein (Ribosomal protein L19 family protein; FUNCTIONS IN: structural constituent of ribosome; INVOLVED IN: translation, ribosome biogenesis; LOCATED IN: ribosome, chloroplast stroma, chloroplast, membrane, chloroplast envelope; EXPRESSED IN: 22 plant structures; EXPRESSED DURING: 13 growth stages; CONTAINS InterPro DOMAIN/s: Ribosomal protein L19 (InterPro:IPR001857); BEST Arabidopsis thaliana protein match is: Ribosomal protein L19 family protein (TAIR:AT5G47190.1); Has 30201 Blast hits to 17322 proteins in 780 species: Archae - 12; Bacteria - 1396; Metazoa - 17338; Fungi - 3422; Plants - 5037; Viruses - 0; Other Eukaryotes - 2996 (source: NCBI BLink).); translated protein: MAMSFHRLPQALHMIPRNPTQSSKNLGFSSFLSCAPSMDSRISVSRLSLNHPGSKFGFSLDTRVRNEFIVRAEEGNTEAESEEFVAEIADTEGNVEEVVEAKPTRKPRIKLGDVMGILNQKAIEVAEKVRPVPEIRTGDIVEIKLEVPENKRRLSIYKGIVMSRQNAGIHTTIRIRRIIAGIGVEIVFPIYSPNIKEIKVVSHRKVRRARLYYLRDKLPRLSTFK
- the G3Pp4 gene encoding Major facilitator superfamily protein (Major facilitator superfamily protein; FUNCTIONS IN: sugar:hydrogen symporter activity; INVOLVED IN: carbohydrate transport, transmembrane transport; LOCATED IN: plasma membrane; EXPRESSED IN: 24 plant structures; EXPRESSED DURING: 14 growth stages; CONTAINS InterPro DOMAIN/s: Major facilitator superfamily (InterPro:IPR020846), Major facilitator superfamily MFS-1 (InterPro:IPR011701), Major facilitator superfamily, general substrate transporter (InterPro:IPR016196); BEST Arabidopsis thaliana protein match is: phosphate starvation-induced gene 3 (TAIR:AT3G47420.1); Has 16541 Blast hits to 16470 proteins in 1914 species: Archae - 148; Bacteria - 14105; Metazoa - 649; Fungi - 878; Plants - 215; Viruses - 0; Other Eukaryotes - 546 (source: NCBI BLink).); its protein translation is MAMNSKRKTPPGIALLRRVRGRNWSPKTFRYAILFITFIAYACYHASRKPSSIVKSVLHPDSSTKPPQEHNSDKIYPWPMGNVFVKREIGDIDEVLLHRKSKGWEPFNGKDGTSRLGEIDVAFLACYSIGMYVAGHLGDSLDLRLFLTWGMIGSGFFVGLFGMGYFWNIHAFWFFLVMQMAAGLFQATGWPSVVAVVGNWFGKRKRGLIMGIWNAHTSVGNICGSLIAAGVLEYGWGWSFIAPGFVMSLGGVLVYLFLAAYPEDVGFPDINSNSGKFIKRKRDVEEEEEEVEEDLGTDVEGDGEGSSGSGSGYENKRSVGLLQACMIPGVIPFALCLFFSKLVAYTFLYWLPFYLSQTTIGGEYVSVKTAGNLSTLFDVGGIVGGILCGYISDKFKARATTAAAFMYAAIPAMLVYHSYGGVSQTVNILLMMVAGLFVNGPYALITTAVSADLGTHKSLQGDSRALATVTAIIDGTGSAGAALGPLLTGFLSTLGWQAVFYMLVVGALCAGLLLTRLVIAEIREKLGYVDEEVPASEPLLTDRR